One region of Streptomyces subrutilus genomic DNA includes:
- a CDS encoding glutathionylspermidine synthase family protein has translation MQRHTIEPRPDWQKTVEEQGLIYPLTRYPDDSLRPYWDESAYYSFTLPEVEALENVVEELHAMCLAAAAHIVEHDRFADLGITDPKLAALIAESWRRRAEQPSLYGRFDLRYDGSGSPAKMLEYNADTPTSLVEAASPQWFWMEDRFPGADQWNSLHERLVDAWRRQAELLPPGPLHFAHSETDELGEDLMTVAYLQETAEQAGLDTQALSVEQIGWDSLSGRFVDEKLRFIRSCFKLYPWEWLATDQFGPQVLGTYDHGGGSGTTCWIEPLWKMLLSNKALLAILWELFPEHPNLLPAYLDGPRELAEEGGYVTKPLLGREGAGVTLHEAGGEPFAAREGERYCFQGLAPLPDFDGNRVVLGAWVVEDEAAGLGIRESAGPVTDEYARFLPHVIL, from the coding sequence ATGCAGCGGCACACCATCGAGCCCCGCCCCGACTGGCAGAAGACCGTCGAGGAACAGGGGCTGATCTATCCCCTCACCAGGTACCCCGACGACTCCCTGCGGCCCTACTGGGACGAGAGCGCGTACTACTCCTTCACGCTCCCCGAGGTCGAGGCGCTGGAGAACGTGGTCGAGGAACTGCACGCCATGTGCCTGGCCGCGGCCGCGCACATCGTCGAGCACGACCGCTTCGCGGACCTCGGCATCACCGACCCCAAGCTGGCCGCGCTGATCGCCGAGTCCTGGCGCCGCCGCGCCGAACAGCCTTCGCTGTACGGCCGTTTCGACCTGCGCTACGACGGCTCCGGCAGCCCGGCCAAGATGCTGGAGTACAACGCCGACACCCCGACCTCCCTGGTGGAGGCGGCCAGTCCGCAGTGGTTCTGGATGGAGGACCGCTTCCCCGGCGCGGACCAGTGGAACTCCCTCCACGAGCGCCTCGTCGACGCCTGGCGCCGCCAGGCCGAGCTGCTGCCGCCCGGCCCGCTGCACTTCGCGCACTCCGAGACCGACGAGCTCGGCGAGGACCTGATGACGGTCGCCTACCTCCAGGAGACCGCGGAGCAGGCGGGTCTGGACACCCAGGCGCTGTCCGTCGAGCAGATCGGCTGGGACAGCCTGTCCGGCCGGTTCGTGGACGAGAAGCTCCGCTTCATCCGCAGCTGTTTCAAGCTCTACCCCTGGGAGTGGCTGGCCACGGACCAGTTCGGCCCCCAGGTCCTCGGCACCTACGACCACGGCGGCGGCTCCGGCACCACCTGCTGGATCGAGCCGCTGTGGAAGATGCTGCTGTCCAACAAGGCGCTGCTCGCGATCCTGTGGGAGCTCTTCCCGGAGCACCCGAACCTGCTGCCCGCCTACCTCGACGGCCCGCGCGAGCTCGCCGAGGAGGGCGGCTACGTCACCAAGCCGCTGCTCGGCCGCGAGGGCGCCGGGGTCACCCTCCACGAAGCCGGCGGGGAGCCGTTCGCGGCGCGCGAGGGCGAGCGGTACTGCTTCCAGGGCCTGGCCCCGCTGCCCGACTTCGACGGCAACCGGGTGGTGCTCGGCGCGTGGGTCGTCGAGGACGAGGCGGCGGGGCTCGGCATCCGGGAATCCGCGGGGCCGGTCACGGACGAGTACGCCCGCTTCCTGCCCCACGTCATCCTCTAG
- the rocD gene encoding ornithine--oxo-acid transaminase — protein sequence MSTTADAIRSADAHSAHNYHPLPVVVASAEGAWMTDVEGRRYLDMLAGYSALNFGHGNPRLLDAARAQLDRVTLTSRAFFHDRFADFCTELASLCGKEMVLPMNTGAEAVETAVKTARKWGYEVKGVPDGHAKIVVAADNFHGRTTTIVSFSTDHEARDHFGPYTPGFEIVPYGDLTALAHAVTENTVAVLLEPVQGEAGVLVPPAGYLRGVRELTRERNVLFMADEIQSGLGRTGRTFACDHEEVVPDVYILGKALGGGVVPVSAVVADRDVLGVFRPGEHGSTFGGNPLACAVGLEVVAMLKTGEYQQRATELGDHLHRELNLLVGGGAVMAVRGRGLWAGVDIEPSHGTGRQISEKLMERGVLVKDTHGSTIRIAPPLVISKEDLDWGLEQLRSVLSA from the coding sequence GTGTCGACAACTGCTGATGCCATCCGCTCCGCCGACGCGCACAGCGCGCACAACTACCACCCGCTGCCCGTCGTCGTCGCGTCCGCGGAGGGCGCGTGGATGACCGACGTGGAGGGCCGCCGGTACCTGGACATGCTCGCCGGCTACTCGGCGCTGAACTTCGGGCACGGCAACCCCCGCCTGCTCGACGCCGCCCGCGCCCAGCTGGACCGGGTCACGCTCACCTCGCGCGCCTTCTTCCACGACCGCTTCGCCGACTTCTGTACCGAACTCGCCTCGCTGTGCGGCAAGGAGATGGTGCTGCCCATGAACACGGGCGCGGAGGCGGTGGAGACGGCCGTGAAGACCGCCCGCAAGTGGGGGTACGAGGTCAAGGGCGTGCCGGACGGCCACGCCAAGATCGTGGTCGCCGCCGACAACTTCCACGGGCGCACGACGACGATCGTCTCCTTCTCCACGGACCACGAGGCGCGCGACCACTTCGGCCCCTACACGCCGGGCTTCGAGATCGTCCCGTACGGCGACCTCACCGCGCTGGCCCACGCGGTCACCGAGAACACGGTCGCCGTCCTGCTGGAGCCGGTGCAGGGCGAGGCGGGGGTGCTGGTGCCGCCCGCCGGGTACCTGCGCGGCGTACGGGAGCTCACGCGCGAGCGGAACGTCCTGTTCATGGCGGACGAGATCCAGTCGGGGCTGGGCCGCACCGGCCGGACCTTCGCCTGCGACCACGAGGAGGTCGTCCCCGACGTGTACATCCTCGGCAAGGCGCTCGGCGGCGGGGTCGTGCCCGTCTCGGCCGTGGTCGCGGACCGGGACGTGCTCGGCGTGTTCCGGCCGGGCGAGCACGGGTCCACCTTCGGCGGGAACCCGCTGGCCTGCGCCGTCGGCCTGGAGGTCGTCGCGATGCTGAAGACCGGCGAGTACCAGCAGCGCGCCACCGAGCTCGGCGACCACTTGCACCGGGAGCTGAACCTGCTGGTCGGCGGGGGTGCGGTGATGGCCGTACGGGGGCGGGGGCTGTGGGCGGGCGTGGACATCGAGCCGTCGCACGGGACCGGACGGCAGATCTCCGAGAAGCTGATGGAGCGGGGCGTCCTGGTGAAGGACACCCACGGGTCGACCATCCGGATCGCGCCGCCGCTGGTGATCAGCAAGGAGGACCTGGACTGGGGGCTGGAGCAGCTCAGGTCGGTCCTGTCCGCGTGA
- a CDS encoding YihY/virulence factor BrkB family protein produces MDWLTKLPVIGPLAARLMRTHAWRSYERLDRVHWTRLAAAITFISFLALFPLVTVAAAVGAGLLSQEQLDRLQKNLAEQVPGISEQLDLNALVANAGTVGLVAGALLLFTGIGWVGSMRDCLRAVWDKDDEDEGNPVVRKGKDGLVLLGLGGVGLASAAASIFGASAVGKSAEWLGIPREGAGGALLRSGGFLVGVLAAFLLLLYVLTLLPGVEPPRGRLIQAALIGAVGFELLKLLLSGYISGVATKSMYGAFGVPIALLLWINFTAKLLLFVASWTATGDDEALDEAEDPDEAKAADDVKDEASGETRGEHAPAGPRI; encoded by the coding sequence ATGGACTGGCTGACCAAACTCCCGGTGATCGGCCCCCTGGCGGCCCGGCTGATGCGCACCCACGCGTGGCGTTCGTACGAACGCCTGGACCGCGTGCACTGGACCCGGCTCGCCGCCGCGATCACCTTCATCAGCTTCCTCGCGCTCTTCCCCCTGGTCACCGTGGCCGCCGCGGTCGGCGCCGGCCTCCTCAGCCAGGAGCAGCTCGACCGGCTCCAGAAGAACCTCGCCGAGCAGGTCCCCGGCATCTCCGAGCAGCTCGACCTCAACGCGCTCGTCGCCAACGCCGGCACCGTCGGCCTCGTCGCCGGCGCCCTCCTGCTCTTCACCGGCATCGGCTGGGTGGGCTCCATGCGGGACTGCCTGCGCGCCGTGTGGGACAAGGACGACGAGGACGAGGGCAACCCCGTCGTCCGCAAGGGCAAGGACGGACTGGTGCTCCTCGGCCTCGGCGGCGTCGGCCTCGCCTCGGCCGCCGCCTCGATCTTCGGCGCCAGCGCGGTCGGCAAGTCCGCGGAGTGGCTCGGCATCCCGCGCGAGGGCGCGGGCGGCGCGCTGCTGCGCTCGGGCGGCTTCCTCGTCGGCGTGCTGGCCGCGTTCCTCCTGCTGCTGTACGTCCTGACCCTGCTCCCCGGCGTCGAACCCCCGCGCGGCCGCCTGATCCAGGCCGCCCTCATCGGCGCGGTGGGCTTCGAGCTGCTGAAGCTCCTGCTCAGCGGCTACATCAGCGGGGTCGCGACGAAGAGCATGTACGGGGCCTTCGGCGTGCCGATCGCCCTGCTGCTGTGGATCAACTTCACGGCGAAGCTGCTGCTGTTCGTGGCGTCCTGGACCGCGACCGGCGACGACGAGGCCCTGGACGAAGCCGAGGACCCGGACGAAGCCAAGGCCGCGGACGACGTCAAGGACGAGGCCTCTGGTGAAACCCGCGGCGAGCACGCCCCGGCGGGCCCCCGCATCTAA
- a CDS encoding metallophosphoesterase: MRTAVFALVALAVLGLLGLVHRWLWIRLVRDTTAPRGLPRRIGTASAIALPLLSVAALTAGRAGVPFPLQQAVSWPGFLWLAVLLYLTLTMLVAEPIRALLLRRLAHRSPSRVADEAPGDVRQDGAGTAATATAVAPPVVPVAPAEPAAPCAQELTRRRFVARTLGGAAAAVALGTVANGAYGTHGVLRGPGVRRVRVPLAKLPRAAHGFRIAVVSDVHLGPILGRAHTQRIVDTVNRTQPDLIAIVGDLVDGDVQDLGRAAEPLRRLTARHGTYFVTGNHEYFSGARQWVDHVRELGLNPLENARRALPYFDLAGVNDIAGESEGQGPDFGAALGDRDRTRAAVLLAHQPVVIHDAVRHGVDLQLSGHTHGGQLWPGNYLAELANPTVEGLERYGDTQLWVSRGAGAWGPPVRVGAPSDITVVELASHQA; this comes from the coding sequence ATGAGAACCGCCGTCTTCGCGCTGGTCGCGCTCGCGGTCCTCGGCCTCCTGGGGCTGGTCCACCGCTGGCTGTGGATCCGCCTGGTCCGCGACACCACGGCCCCCCGGGGCCTGCCCCGCCGCATCGGCACCGCCTCGGCCATCGCCCTGCCCCTCCTCTCCGTGGCCGCGCTGACCGCGGGCCGCGCGGGCGTTCCCTTCCCGCTCCAGCAGGCCGTGTCCTGGCCCGGGTTCCTCTGGCTCGCGGTACTCCTGTACCTGACCCTGACGATGCTGGTCGCGGAGCCGATCCGCGCGCTGTTGCTCCGCCGACTGGCCCACCGGAGCCCCTCCCGGGTGGCGGACGAGGCCCCCGGCGACGTCCGCCAGGACGGCGCGGGCACGGCCGCGACGGCCACCGCCGTCGCCCCGCCCGTCGTACCCGTGGCTCCCGCCGAGCCCGCCGCGCCCTGCGCGCAGGAGCTGACCCGCCGCCGGTTCGTCGCGCGCACCCTCGGCGGCGCGGCCGCCGCCGTGGCCCTCGGGACCGTCGCGAACGGGGCGTACGGCACGCACGGCGTCCTGCGCGGGCCCGGCGTCCGCCGGGTGCGGGTCCCCCTGGCCAAGCTGCCGCGGGCCGCGCACGGCTTCCGGATCGCGGTCGTCAGCGACGTCCACCTCGGCCCGATCCTCGGCCGCGCCCACACCCAGCGCATCGTCGACACCGTCAACCGGACCCAGCCCGACCTCATCGCCATCGTCGGCGACCTCGTCGACGGCGACGTCCAGGACCTCGGACGGGCCGCCGAGCCGCTGCGCCGGCTCACCGCCCGGCACGGCACGTACTTCGTGACGGGGAACCACGAGTACTTCTCCGGCGCCCGGCAGTGGGTCGACCACGTCCGCGAGCTCGGCCTGAACCCGCTGGAGAACGCCCGCCGGGCCCTCCCGTACTTCGACCTCGCCGGGGTCAACGACATCGCGGGCGAGAGCGAGGGCCAGGGCCCCGACTTCGGGGCGGCGCTCGGCGACCGCGACCGCACCCGTGCCGCCGTACTCCTCGCCCACCAGCCCGTCGTGATCCACGACGCCGTCAGGCACGGCGTCGACCTCCAGCTCTCCGGCCACACCCACGGAGGCCAGCTCTGGCCCGGCAACTACCTCGCCGAGCTCGCCAACCCCACCGTCGAGGGCCTGGAGCGGTACGGCGACACGCAGCTGTGGGTGTCGCGCGGAGCCGGCGCCTGGGGGCCGCCGGTCCGGGTCGGCGCGCCGTCCGACATCACCGTCGTCGAACTCGCCTCGCACCAGGCCTGA
- a CDS encoding 2'-5' RNA ligase family protein: MGTVTLGVSIAVPEPYGSRLQQLRAGFGDAAAHGIPTHVTLVPPTEVEADRLPEIRAHLSAVAAAFRAFRMRLEGTGTFRPLSPVVFVKVVEGAEGCTRLQGELRDPGGPLVRELAFPYHPHVTVAHGISEEAMDLAFTTLAEYAAEWVCAGFALYEQGSDGVWRKLREYPFGTGPTGVPAQQGSPADEAAGTARPS, translated from the coding sequence GTGGGGACCGTAACGCTCGGCGTTTCGATCGCGGTCCCGGAGCCGTACGGCAGCCGGCTCCAGCAGCTGCGCGCCGGCTTCGGGGACGCCGCCGCGCACGGCATCCCCACGCATGTCACCCTCGTCCCGCCGACCGAGGTGGAGGCGGACCGGCTCCCCGAGATCCGCGCCCACCTCAGCGCGGTCGCCGCCGCCTTCCGGGCCTTCCGGATGCGGCTGGAGGGGACGGGAACCTTCCGCCCCCTCTCGCCGGTCGTCTTCGTCAAGGTCGTCGAGGGCGCCGAGGGCTGCACCCGCCTCCAGGGCGAGCTCCGCGACCCCGGCGGCCCGCTCGTCCGCGAGCTGGCCTTCCCGTACCACCCGCACGTCACGGTCGCCCACGGGATCTCCGAGGAGGCGATGGACCTGGCGTTCACGACCCTCGCGGAGTACGCGGCCGAGTGGGTCTGCGCGGGCTTCGCGCTCTACGAGCAAGGCTCCGACGGGGTCTGGCGCAAGCTGCGCGAGTACCCGTTCGGCACCGGTCCGACGGGCGTCCCGGCGCAGCAGGGCTCACCCGCCGACGAGGCGGCCGGGACGGCACGGCCTTCCTGA
- a CDS encoding carboxymuconolactone decarboxylase family protein yields MTNAQNAQNAPEHTPRMHMAKLAPEVYKAVLGLEIVSKKGLDPALVELVKIRASQLNHCAFCLDMHTKDAVAAGESVERIVQLGAWEESRHFYTEKELAAIELTEAVTVLTEGFVPDEVYEKAAKHFEERELAQLIAVIATINVWNRIGVTTRMVPGHYTPGMYKS; encoded by the coding sequence ATGACGAACGCACAGAACGCGCAGAACGCACCCGAGCACACCCCCCGCATGCACATGGCGAAGCTTGCCCCCGAGGTCTACAAGGCGGTCCTGGGCCTGGAGATCGTTTCCAAGAAGGGCCTGGACCCGGCCCTCGTCGAACTCGTCAAGATCAGGGCTTCCCAGCTCAACCACTGCGCGTTCTGCCTGGACATGCACACCAAGGACGCCGTCGCGGCCGGTGAGAGCGTGGAGCGGATCGTGCAGCTGGGCGCGTGGGAGGAGTCGCGGCACTTCTACACCGAGAAGGAGCTCGCCGCGATCGAGCTCACCGAGGCGGTGACGGTGCTCACCGAAGGGTTCGTGCCGGACGAGGTGTACGAGAAGGCCGCGAAGCACTTCGAGGAGCGCGAGCTGGCCCAGCTGATCGCCGTGATCGCGACGATCAACGTCTGGAACCGGATCGGCGTGACGACGCGGATGGTGCCGGGGCACTACACGCCGGGCATGTACAAGAGCTGA
- a CDS encoding SCO4848 family membrane protein — protein sequence MKLSRTASWFLLAFGVWSWFIWVSFVRNLWKNGSGQAFDAAGDPTAYFWVHLALAVSSFLLGTAVGVIGLRGVRALRRASREERDA from the coding sequence ATGAAACTCAGCCGTACCGCCTCCTGGTTCCTGCTCGCCTTCGGAGTGTGGAGCTGGTTCATCTGGGTGTCTTTCGTCCGGAACCTGTGGAAGAACGGCAGCGGGCAGGCATTCGACGCGGCGGGCGACCCCACGGCCTACTTCTGGGTGCACCTGGCGCTCGCGGTGTCGTCCTTTCTCCTGGGGACGGCCGTCGGGGTGATCGGGTTGCGCGGGGTCCGGGCGCTGCGGCGTGCATCACGTGAGGAGCGGGACGCATGA
- the trpS gene encoding tryptophan--tRNA ligase: MASDRPRALSGIQPTSGSFHLGNYLGAIRQYVALQETHDAFYMVVDLHAITMPQDPKDLRANTRLSAAQLLAAGLDPERCTLFIQSHVPEHAQLGWVMNCITGFGEASRMTQFKDKSAKQGANNATVGLFTYPILQVADILLYQANAVPVGEDQRQHIELTRDLAERFNQRFGQTFTLPAAHIVKEVAKIYDLQDPTIKMSKSASSPKGLVNLLDEPKVTEKKIKSAVTDTEAEIRFDTVNKPGVSNLLTIYSTLTGETVPALEARYEGKGYGALKTDLAAVMVDFVTPFKQRTQEYLDDPETLDSILAKGAEKARAVAAETLAQAYDRLGFLPAKH; encoded by the coding sequence ATGGCTTCTGATCGTCCTCGCGCGCTCTCCGGCATCCAGCCCACCTCCGGCTCGTTCCACCTCGGGAACTACCTCGGGGCCATCCGGCAGTACGTCGCCCTCCAGGAGACGCACGACGCGTTCTACATGGTCGTCGACCTGCACGCGATCACCATGCCGCAGGATCCGAAGGACCTCCGCGCGAACACCCGCCTCTCCGCCGCGCAGCTGCTCGCCGCCGGCCTGGACCCCGAGCGCTGCACGCTCTTCATCCAGAGCCACGTGCCCGAGCACGCCCAGCTCGGCTGGGTCATGAACTGCATCACCGGGTTCGGCGAGGCCAGCCGGATGACCCAGTTCAAGGACAAGTCCGCCAAGCAGGGTGCGAACAACGCCACCGTCGGGCTGTTCACGTACCCGATCCTCCAGGTCGCCGACATCCTGCTCTACCAGGCGAACGCCGTCCCCGTCGGCGAGGACCAGCGCCAGCACATCGAGCTGACCCGCGACCTGGCCGAGCGCTTCAACCAGCGCTTCGGCCAGACCTTCACCCTCCCCGCCGCGCACATCGTCAAGGAGGTCGCGAAGATCTACGACCTCCAGGACCCGACGATCAAGATGTCGAAGTCCGCGTCGTCGCCCAAGGGCCTGGTCAACCTCCTCGACGAGCCCAAGGTCACCGAGAAGAAGATCAAGAGCGCGGTCACCGACACCGAGGCCGAGATCCGCTTCGACACCGTGAACAAGCCCGGTGTCAGCAACCTGCTCACGATCTACTCGACCCTCACCGGCGAGACGGTCCCCGCCCTGGAGGCGCGGTACGAGGGCAAGGGCTACGGCGCGCTCAAGACGGACCTGGCCGCGGTGATGGTCGACTTCGTCACACCCTTCAAGCAGCGGACCCAGGAATACCTCGACGACCCGGAAACGCTGGACTCGATCCTGGCCAAGGGCGCGGAGAAGGCCCGCGCGGTCGCCGCCGAAACCCTCGCCCAGGCGTACGACCGCCTCGGATTCCTGCCCGCCAAGCACTGA
- the glyA gene encoding serine hydroxymethyltransferase: MSASRHPALFATDPELASFVAAEENLQAETLRLIPSENYVSAAVLEASGTVLQNKYSEGYPGRRYYEGQQNIDKVEALAVERAKGLFGVDHANVQPYSGSPANLAVYLAFAEPGDTVMGMALPMGGHLTHGWGVSATGSWFRGVQYGVRPETGLIDYDAVRELALTERPKIIFCGGTALPRTIDFAAFASIAEEAGSVLVADVAHIAGLIAGGAHPSPAGHVDVISTTTHKTLRGPRGAMLMCREEHAKAIDKAVFPGLQGGPHNQTTAGIAVALHEAAQPAFTAYAHAVVANAKALAEALLARGFDLVSGGTDNHLILMDLTSRDVPGKVAAKALDRAGIVVNYNTVPFDPRKPFDPSGIRIGTPSLTSRGLGVGQMGQVAEWIARAVEAAAKSDEAALATIRAEVASLLSTYPAPGLPLS; encoded by the coding sequence ATGTCCGCGAGCCGCCATCCCGCCCTTTTCGCGACCGACCCCGAACTGGCGTCGTTCGTCGCGGCGGAGGAGAACCTGCAGGCCGAGACCCTGCGCCTGATCCCCAGTGAGAACTACGTGTCCGCCGCCGTGCTCGAAGCCTCCGGCACGGTGCTGCAGAACAAGTACAGCGAGGGCTACCCGGGCCGCCGCTACTACGAGGGCCAGCAGAACATCGACAAGGTCGAGGCGCTGGCCGTCGAGCGGGCGAAGGGCCTGTTCGGGGTGGACCACGCCAACGTCCAGCCGTACTCCGGCTCGCCCGCGAACCTGGCCGTCTACCTGGCCTTCGCCGAGCCCGGCGACACGGTGATGGGCATGGCGCTGCCGATGGGCGGGCACCTCACGCACGGCTGGGGCGTCTCGGCGACGGGCTCGTGGTTCCGGGGCGTGCAGTACGGGGTCCGGCCGGAGACCGGGCTGATCGACTACGACGCGGTGCGGGAGCTCGCGCTGACGGAGCGCCCGAAGATCATCTTCTGTGGGGGTACGGCTCTGCCGCGCACGATCGACTTCGCGGCGTTCGCGTCGATCGCCGAGGAGGCGGGCTCCGTCCTGGTCGCGGACGTGGCCCACATCGCGGGCCTGATCGCGGGCGGGGCGCACCCGTCCCCGGCGGGGCACGTGGACGTGATCTCGACGACCACGCACAAGACGCTGCGGGGGCCGCGCGGGGCGATGCTGATGTGCCGCGAGGAGCACGCGAAGGCCATCGACAAGGCCGTGTTCCCGGGGCTGCAGGGCGGGCCGCACAACCAGACGACGGCCGGTATCGCGGTGGCGCTGCACGAGGCGGCGCAGCCGGCGTTCACCGCGTACGCGCATGCCGTGGTGGCCAATGCCAAGGCCCTGGCCGAGGCGCTGCTGGCGCGGGGCTTCGACCTGGTGTCGGGCGGTACGGACAACCACCTGATCCTGATGGACCTCACCTCGCGGGACGTGCCGGGGAAGGTGGCGGCCAAGGCGCTGGACCGCGCGGGGATCGTGGTGAACTACAACACGGTCCCGTTCGACCCGCGCAAGCCCTTCGACCCGTCGGGCATCCGGATCGGCACGCCGTCGCTGACGTCGCGGGGCCTGGGTGTGGGGCAGATGGGGCAGGTCGCGGAGTGGATCGCGCGGGCGGTCGAGGCGGCGGCCAAGTCGGACGAGGCCGCGCTCGCGACGATCCGCGCCGAGGTCGCGTCCCTCCTGTCGACGTACCCGGCCCCGGGCCTCCCCCTGTCCTGA
- a CDS encoding D-alanyl-D-alanine carboxypeptidase family protein, whose amino-acid sequence MYVKKTALTVLSAALLVPAMIAVPAHAAPAPPADGKRQPPKAAKAAPAPPASMSTVGGALLGRPGTQVDLLPGAPALPSNLTGRSWIVADAESGEVLASHNAHWRLPPASTMKMLFADTVLPSLPKDQVHKVTDEDMEGVGPGSSLVGVKEDHEYSVHDLWLGVFLRSGNDAVHVLSAMNGGIEKTVKDMQAHAEELQALDTHVVSPDGYDAPEQVSSAYDLTLIARSGLQKQDFREYCGTVEARFPGLQQPGKPRDFFEIQNTNRLMTGVGGISPYKGIAGVKNGNTTMAGSTFTGAAQKGERKLLVTVMNPGAGGANSVYEETAALFDWGFAAAGKVKPVGELVPPKSEDTSPLGSPAQSHENNPSAGGVGSGGIGTALGVVGGALAVLAGGVFVVNRRWPRGRRGRGEDLV is encoded by the coding sequence GTGTATGTAAAGAAGACCGCGCTGACGGTCCTTTCTGCCGCGCTGCTGGTGCCCGCGATGATCGCGGTCCCCGCGCATGCCGCGCCGGCCCCGCCGGCCGACGGGAAGAGGCAGCCGCCGAAGGCGGCGAAGGCCGCGCCCGCGCCCCCCGCGTCGATGTCCACGGTCGGCGGGGCCCTGCTCGGCCGGCCGGGGACCCAGGTCGACCTGCTGCCCGGCGCGCCCGCCCTGCCCTCGAACCTGACGGGGCGCTCGTGGATCGTGGCGGACGCGGAGTCCGGCGAGGTACTGGCCTCGCACAACGCGCACTGGCGGCTCCCCCCGGCCTCCACCATGAAGATGCTCTTCGCGGACACCGTGCTGCCGAGCCTCCCCAAGGACCAGGTCCACAAGGTCACCGACGAGGACATGGAGGGCGTGGGCCCGGGCAGCAGCCTGGTCGGGGTCAAGGAGGACCACGAGTACAGCGTCCACGACCTGTGGCTCGGGGTGTTCCTGCGGTCGGGGAACGACGCCGTGCACGTGCTGTCGGCCATGAACGGCGGCATCGAGAAGACCGTCAAGGACATGCAGGCGCACGCGGAGGAGCTCCAGGCGCTGGACACCCATGTGGTGTCGCCCGACGGCTACGACGCCCCGGAGCAGGTGTCGAGCGCGTACGACCTCACGCTGATCGCCCGCTCCGGGCTGCAGAAGCAGGACTTCCGGGAGTACTGCGGCACGGTCGAGGCCAGGTTCCCCGGCCTGCAGCAGCCGGGGAAGCCGCGGGACTTCTTCGAGATCCAGAACACCAACCGGCTGATGACGGGCGTGGGCGGCATCTCCCCGTACAAGGGCATCGCCGGGGTGAAGAACGGCAACACGACGATGGCCGGCTCCACCTTCACCGGCGCGGCGCAGAAGGGCGAGCGCAAGCTGCTGGTCACGGTGATGAACCCGGGCGCGGGCGGGGCGAACTCGGTGTACGAGGAGACCGCCGCGCTCTTCGACTGGGGTTTCGCGGCGGCCGGCAAGGTCAAGCCGGTGGGTGAGCTGGTGCCCCCGAAGAGCGAGGACACCTCCCCGCTCGGCTCCCCGGCCCAGTCCCACGAGAACAACCCGTCGGCGGGCGGTGTGGGCTCGGGCGGGATCGGTACCGCGCTCGGTGTCGTGGGCGGCGCCCTGGCCGTGCTGGCGGGCGGCGTGTTCGTGGTCAACCGGCGCTGGCCGCGCGGCCGCCGGGGCCGGGGCGAGGACCTGGTCTGA